From the Lolium rigidum isolate FL_2022 chromosome 2, APGP_CSIRO_Lrig_0.1, whole genome shotgun sequence genome, one window contains:
- the LOC124686420 gene encoding single-stranded DNA-binding protein WHY2, mitochondrial-like yields MLRLSRFLPSTSRRVSDLKEVLWSGSLTFEHALSTSAANYDENASARKFASYTVFKGKAALSISPILPVFSKLESGASRVNRNGSVMLTFFPAVGQRKYDYAKKQLFALSPTEVGSLISLGPAESCEFFHDPSMKSSNEGQVKKTLSITPLGSDNGYFLNISVMNNGQKTNERMSVPITKAEFAVMRTALSFALPHIMGWDQALTSHPQSPSSAPASRPRVERPNPDSEWDR; encoded by the exons ATGCTCCGCCTCTCCCGCTTCCTCCCCTCCACCTCCAG GAGAGTCTCTGACCTGAAAGAGGTTCTCTGGAGTGGTTCCTTGACCTTCGAGCATGCTCTCTCGACTTCAGCAGCAAATTATGATG AGAATGCATCTGCCAGGAAGTTTGCGAGCTACACCGTGTTCAAGGGAAAAGCTGCACTTTCTATAAGTCCTATTCTTCCTGTATTCAGCAAACTTGAG TCTGGAGCATCTCGAGTGAACAGAAATGGGTCAGTAATGTTGACCTTTTTCCCGGCTGTTGGACAAAGGAAGTATGACTATGCAAAGAAGCAG CTCTTCGCTTTGTCACCTACTGAAGTCGGAAGCTTGATAAGTCTTGGGCCTGCTGAATCTTGTGAATTTTTCCATGATCCTTCCATGAAATCAAG TAATGAAGGCCAAGTGAAAAAAACGCTGTCGATCACTCCTCTTGGCAGTGACAATGGATACTTCCTTAACATAT CTGTTATGAACAATGGGCAGAAGACAAATGAACGCATGTCAGTCCCTATAACAAAAGCTGAATTTGCAGTTATGCGCACAGCATTGAGT TTTGCATTGCCGCACATCATGGGCTGGGATCAGGCCCTAACGAGCCACCCTCAAAGCCCCTCATCAGCTCCAGCTAGCAGGCCCAGGGTGGAGCGCCCAAACCCAGATTCCGAATGGGACAGGTGA
- the LOC124686419 gene encoding probable arabinose 5-phosphate isomerase has protein sequence MGSLPVLSSPPECAPDAQAPHRVKVAASDLAPLFDAQRRHLDHFFDRLDLTQAAAFAQALLDAPGAVFFTGVGKSGIVALKLAQTLASLGFARAGFLSPVDALHGDIGSLFPGDLLVLLSKSGASDELLALAPCARAKGAHLISLTSAASGADCPLAAACHLNVHLPLQGEVCPFGLAPVTSTAIQMVFGDTVVAAIMEARRLTRDQYASNHPAGKIGKTLIFKVKDVMKKQNELPLCKEGDMIMDQLTELTSKGCGCLLVVDDEYHLIGTFTDGDLRRTLKASGPAIFNLTVGEMCNRNPRTITADAMAVEAMEKMESPPSPVQFLPVVDHKNIVSGIITLHGLVSAGL, from the exons ATGGGCTCGCTCCCGGTGCTCTCCTCCCCGCCGGAATGCGCGCCCGACGCGCAGGCGCCCCACCGCGTGAAGGTGGCGGCGTCGGACCTGGCCCCGCTCTTCGACGCGCAGCGCCGCCACCTGGACCACTTCTTCGACCGCCTGGACCTCACGCAGGCGGCGGCGTTCGCGCAGGCGCTGCTCGACGCGCCGGGGGCCGTCTTCTTCACAGGCGTCGGCAAGTCGGGCATCGTGGCCCTCAAACTCGCACAAACGCTCGCCTCCCTCGGCTTCGCGCGCGCGGGGTTCCTCTCCCCCGTCGACGCGCTCCACGGCGACATCGGGTCCCTCTTCCCCGGGGACCTCCTCGTGCTGCTCTCCAAGTCCGGCGCCTCCGACGAGCTGCTCGCGCTCGCGCCCTGCGCGCGCGCCAAGGGCGCGCACCTCATCTCCCTCACCTCCGCGGCCTCCGGCGCCGACTGCCCGCTCGCCGCCGCCTGCCACCTCAACGTGCACCTCCCGCTCCAGGGCGAGGTCTGCCCCTTCGGCCTCGCGCCCGTCACCTCCACCGCCATTCAGATGGTCTTCGGCGACACCGTCGTCGCCGCCATCATGGAGGCGCGCCGCCTCACCAGGGACCAGTACGCGTCCAACCACCCCGCTGGAAAGATCGGAAAGACACTCATCTTCAAG GTTAAGGATGTTATGAAGAAACAAAATGAGCTTCCGTTGTGCAAGGAGGGGGATATGATAATGGATCAACTTACTGAGCTCACTAGTAAAGGTTGTGGCTGCCTTCTTGTGGTTGATGATGAGTATCATTTGATTGGAACTTTCACTGATGGTGACCTCCGGCGTACACTCAAGGCAAGCGGGCCAGCTATTTTCAATCTCACAGTTGGGGAGATGTGCAACAG GAATCCCAGGACAATAACGGCAGATGCAATGGCAGTTGAAGCCATGGAGAAGATGGAGTCACCCCCTTCACCCGTGCAGTTTTTGCCTGTCGTCGACCATAAAAACATCGTGTCTGGGATCATCACATTGCATGGGTTGGTCTCTGCTGGACTATAA